The window ttcttaaacaaCCAGCCAAATGTGTTGAACTGTAACGTTTTTGATGCATCAACGCTCATTTTCCCTTCTGTCTTTCAGGTGATGCGCACGGGAACGAACCAGCGACCTCTGACTCCTGGGCAAGGACAACAGAGCCAGCAAGAATCACTAGCTGCAGCGGCGGCTGCTAATCCAGCTTTAGCATACACAGGAATGCCTGGTTGGTGTCAAACAGTCATACAGTTTGTGTCTTATCAGTGTATACGTGATTTAGGATATTATCCGTGGCTCTTTTTAATACATATTTTTACCTCCTAAGGTTATCAGGTTCTGGCTCCTGCTGCCTATTATGACCAGACTGGTGCTCTGGTTATGGGTCCAGGTGCGAGAACAGGTCTGGGCGGGCCAGTACGTCTCGTCCAGACCCCTCTCCTTATAAACCCCGCAGCAGCACAAGCTGGTAAGCACTACATCACCTTTACATTAAATACAGCGATGTTGACGTATTTATATTTGTTGGCGCCACCGTCTCCTTTAGCCGCTGCAGTGTCAGCATCCGGCTCCGGTAACAACATGTCTGGTCCTGCCAACGGGCTTTACCGTTCAATGCCGCAACCTcaaccccagcagcagcagcaggccccCCCACCGAGCAGCGGCCTGCCCTCCAGCTCTTTTTACGGCTCTGGATCAGTCCCCAACACGTCTCAGAGCAGCTCCCTTTTCTCGCATACATCTGCTGCACCACCTCCAAGCTCCTCCCTGGGCTTCAGCAGCACCGGCGGCTCCCTCGGCGTGGGACTGGGCTCGGCTCTGGGAGGCTTCGGATCTTCTGGTTAGTGCTGCACGCAAGGACACCAAAACTTGACTCTGTGTGCGCGTGTATGTATTTTGAATGTtctattttctatatttttcacAGTATCCAGCTCTACCAGTAGCAGCATATCTCGCAGAGACTCACTGTTGGCCAGTTCGGACTTATACAAGCGTGGAGGCAGCAGTTTAACTCCCATCGGACAGCCCTTTTACAACAGCCTTGGTTATTCCTCTTCACCCAGCCCCATCGGCCTCACACCGGGTCACTCTCCTCTTACTCCTCCACCGTCCCTGCCCTCCTCTCACGGCTCGTCTTCCAGCCTTCACCTCGGTAAATCCAGCAGTCACGAGCTCTTCCTAACACTTATTGTGCTGCAGTTGATTCAATTTTGATGTGTGTTGCACTTACTTTTCCTTGCACCAACAGCGTTTGGTCGTTCTGTGAACCCAGGTGGACTAACGAATGGCAGCGGCCGTTTCATTTCCGCGGCGCCTGGAGCCGAGGCCAAGTACCGAAACACCGGCGGCACCTCCAGCCTCTTCAATTCCAGCAGCCAGCTGTTCCCGCCTTCTCGGCCGCGCTACAGCCGTTCAGACGTCATGCCGTCCGGACGCAGCCGGCTCCTGGAAGACTTCAGAAACAACCGCTTCCCGAACCTTCAACTCCGCGACCTCCCGGGACACATGGTGGAGTTCTCTCAAGACCAGCACGGGTCCAGGTGAGTGAGATGGGCTCTCTGGTAGAAATGGCGTCTGTTTGGTCTGTCAATAATCCTTCCGACGCCTCCCTGTCTAGATTTATTCAGCAGAAGTTGGAGAGGGCCACGCCTGCCGAGAGGCAGATGGTGTTTGGTGAGATTCTGCAAGCCGCCTACCAACTGATGACTGACGTATTTGGGAATTACGTCATCCAGAAGTTTTTTGAGGTTAGGACTTTCACTTCGGTGGTTGAGTCAGTTTTGTCCGAGGTCTTGGTTCTGAGTCTGCGTTGTGTTGTGCAGTTTGGAAGCGCAGACCAGAAGCTGGCCTTGGCAACACGCATCCGTGGGCACGTGCTCCCTCTAGCTCTGCAGATGTACGGCTGCCGAGTCATTCAGAAAGCCTTGGAATCgatctcctcagaccagcaggTAATTGTAAGTGAGATTTCCATTCGTTTTAATGGTTTAAGCCATTACTGCGTCACAGTTGATCTCCTCGTCCACTTTAGCAGCGTGGTAATGTCGGCCCACTTGTTTTATGCACTTCAGAGCGACATTGTCCGCGAGCTCGACGGCCACGTTTTGAAGTGCGTGAAGGACCAGAATGGAAACCACGTGGTACAGAAGTGCATCGAGTGCGTCCAACCTCAGGCCCTTCAGTTCATTATCGATGCCTTCAAAGGACAGGTAAGATGAatgtcttttgttttcattaaaGAAAGGTGAATTCCACAAAGTCGTTCCTGCCCTGCAGTCCTCAAccttttttcttatttcttaGGTGTTTGTGCTCTCCACACACCCTTATGGCTGCAGAGTTATCCAGAGGATTTTGGAGCACTGCACCCAGGAGCAAACTCTGCCCATCCTGGAAGAGCTGCATCAGCACTCTGAACAGTTGGGCCAGGTGAGCGCATCTGTTTCAAGCTGTCGGGTTGATTTTTAATCCCACGTTGTTTACAGATGTGGTGCGCTCTGTCGGCTAGATGACCGCTGTGTTCGTTAGCATGTTTCCCTCCATATATGAGCATTTCATGTTTTCATTGTTACGTTTCTTTGTGGTCTGCTAAATCTTAAGTGCAATGTGATGTGTTAGCTGTCAttacatgttgttttttttttgttttttttgttcctaaTTAAACAACCACCCTGCCACCTCACTTATTTCATCTAGAAATTTCAAGGCGTATCATTGGAGATGACACCCAAAACATATTATACAGTCTCCCGTGATGCACTGTTCAAGGTCAGAGCAACTTGCGTCTCTCACAGATGCCCCTTTACTCGCTTCctctttccccttttctcttcttttgtgaAAACTCTGCTTTAACTTCTAGATAGTTCCCAGCCTTCCGGCTTCTGCAGGCCTTCCTCTAACCCATTAAGCCACCTTTtcacctccccccacctgctTTGTGCCACTGAGGATTCGCCAGAATCGTGCTTCCTCACTGTGTGACCATCCATCTCTTTGGCTCCAGTATTTCTTGATcaatcagttgtttttttttttgggttccaGCATAATTTCACTTGAATTGTTTGGTAAAACATCCCTAAAAGTAATCGTATGTCAGTTAAGCTATTCAATCCTTTCCAGtttgaagataaaagaaaattaaacctgtttttttacaaactgattgacagaaaatggatttttttttgccaaaattAAAGGTGGAGGTCAAATAGCCTTGCAGCAAATCACTGAATTGACTAAAATGCAGATGTGTAATTCATTGCTTGGCCAAGTGAAATCTTGTCTCCATGAGTTGTCTCTAAAATTACACCCGTAACTGTCTATCACCCGTTTCTGAAGGGGCAAAGATGCTGCTGGTTCTGTGATCTGGTAAGCTTCACGTCTGACCAGCAGCATCTCTTTTGTCTGACCTTCTGCAGTGATGACGTAAGGGTATTTGTTGAAACACAAATGGGGGTGTCACTCATTCTACCTATCATCATATAGATGCATGTTTATCGGACACCATTATAATCAGCGGTGACAGTTAGTGCATGAGAATCAGAAAAGGCGCCGCAGATCTTCTGTGGTCATCAGCTTTGacccctctgctgccccctgcaggatcAATATGGTAACTACGTGATTCAGCACGTGTTGGAACACGGAAGACCAGAGGATAAAAGCAAAATAGTGGCAGAGGTCCGCGGAAAGGTTCTTGTCCTCAGCCAGCACAAATTTGCAAGGTAAGCTGGTCATGATGTTGCCGCAGCTGTTGGTTGATTAAATTGCGTACACGACGCTAACGTACAACATCGCGCTGATgagttttttccctcccccagTAACGTTGTGGAAAAGTGTGTGATCCATTCGTCCCGGGCCGAGAGAGCTCTGCTCATAGACGAGGTGTGCTGCCAGAAAGACGGGCCCCACAGCGCCCTGTACACCATGATGAAGGACCAGTACGCCAACTACGTCGTCCAAAGAATGATCGACATGGCCGAACCAGCGCAGCGTAAAATCATCATGCACAAGGTGGGTGAGGGCAGTTCAGGAGCGTTACAGGTGGCGTTAGGGTCGTCACGCCAACGTGTGCTTCAAGGGATCGGATGCAATTGTTGACTGGACCATTTTAAAGACCGTTTATGCCGTAATGATTTGATCAATTCCCTCGTAATTATGCCACTGTAATCGTTAAAGCTCGGATTGTTTTGGAATATTTGCTTATTGATTGATCGTTTGTGCTTTGGTGACCGTCCCTGCCCTCTGGTCCTCAGATCCGGCCTCACATCGCCACTTTGCGCAAGTACACTTACGGCAAACACATCTTGGCCAAGCTAGAGAAATACTACATGAAGAGCGGCTCCGAACTGGGCCCGATTGGCGGCCCCACAAACGGCCTCCTGTAATCAGATTTGCAGCCCAGGTCCTGTGAGGAAGCATGTGAGTAGGACcctcaaccccccctccctatGAAAGATGCTCTAGAGCCATAGGGACGCCCTCTCGTCATCTTGGGGAATCACCAAAAACAAGAGACAAATCGACTTCAACTGAGAATGCTGTGAGAACGGCCCCCCGCCGGTGTGGCCCCACATCAGGCAGAGGGTCCCCCCTCTCCCCACATACCGGGTGAAGCACAAACCCATTGTTAATGATGTAATTGATGTATTTGACTGGTTTTCATATTATCTTGtacattaattttttttttaccttgtaaATTctctgtagaaaaaaaaaaaaagcttacaCACATTTGCTGAAATTTACGATTCCTACAGGTAACACCAGCAAGTGATTTTATAAGGCTGAACTAAGTGATCCTTTAAAAGAATTCTTTGTTTTGTAACCAGACTTTTTGTCTAATTGAGCCTGGGGGGGttgaatattttatattattccATGAACAGTAAATGTTTTCCCATGCCAAAGCGCTCAATGGATTAGTTTGAACTAGTACTACGCAGTACTGATGGATGTTATCCAGTCCGTCCCCAGGTCAGTACTACGCATCACGTGCCACAGACTCCCAGAGGTCCTCGTGACCACTTTGAACTAGGATTTTTAGCGCGCCAGGCTTCATTTTGCGGTAGTGTTTCTTGCCTTGGTACTAATTACTTAATAATGGAGACCGACCAACCTGAGCTGCTATATCTCCTGAGCTTTCCTTTCCCTCATCAAGCTAATTGGGGGTCTCCCACAGGAAGAATTAGCTCCCGTTAACTTGATGCGGAGCGTGTGCTTTGGTTGTACAGCATAGTGGGGATGGGAGTGGGCTATGTGTCGGCATGCTGTGACGGGATTTTAATCCTTCAGatgatcagattttttttctttaacatgtTTTGTGTAGCATTCTTATGTCTGTAGTTTGAGATGAACACTGCCTAGAAAACGGTATCTTTCTGTACTAAATAATCATCTCTTAGAAGTAGATtaggctttctttttttttttcccccgtaaGAGTCAAATTATTGCTTTTGGATATCGGAGCCTCGGAAGAAGCCGTGGAAAGCTAAGCGTCTGACCCGGACCGCTCGTGATGATGGCTTCTTTTGCTTCATATGGATAATTGTAGAATACGTGTAGTATATGTGCAGTTAAGTGTAAGATTATTAGTTCAATGAAAACATGTCTAGTTGTGGTGTTTGACGGGCCTTGCTCTAAATTTGTAGTGTTGCTTTTATTTCGTCTGTACAGTTGTACATTTGTAAACGTTTATGCTGTAAATGGGATGTCTTTTACACTTTCTTGGGGGGGGAGATAAGGcaaaaatattcattttgatGTGTGTATATTCATCACTCCTTTCCCCTTGAACATAATGTATACAGTTTTATttgattgtgttattttaaagaGTTTATGGCTCCACAATCCGGCGCGgtttactttgtttttaattctgaAAGGCCTGCCTCTGCTCAAACTGGAGCTGTAACCTCCACTGATGTGTGACAGTTTCAAATCTAACAACACTCGACTCAGATCTGAGGCTGCTTGCAGTCCTCGCCGCTACAACGGGATCTCCACAGGATTTGACAATTATTTTTGTACAGAAGAGTGCTGTATTTTAGAACAGCTAACACCTTGTAAGCAAAAGTAATGTAAAATATTGTCAATTATATAAATATGAACATATGAGTTTTGTCACACTGTCAAAGTCATGTACATTTTCAGGTGGCCTTATGTACATTTCCAAATGTTAGATGAAGAAAAACTCCTTTTTGGAAGCAGAATTGTGACTATGTATGATTAAACTGTTCTAACATTTAACTGGTGCTTGAGTTTTTGTATTTGTGGATGTATTTCTTCACATTTGTGCAGGGTTGGGGTCCGAAAGTGACCTTTTCCATCCCACATTATGAATGTTGTAAAAGGAGACCAGTGGAGCAGGAAAAATTGGCACGAAGACCAGCTTCAAccctttttaaatgataaaaatgaatatttaaatagCTGTAGCTCAACATGTATGCATATGAAAATATTGACCTTTTTGACTTCTCTTGCCCTCTGCCTGCATGGTAACCAGAGTTCGGGGGTTATTAATTCATCTAAAACATGGATAACTAAGTTCTTGTTGTAAAGCAGACTCTAGTGCAGGATTCATTTCGGCTTTTTAAGAGTTTTTCTGTCAGATGAGCGTTTCCAGAGgcctttgttttctgtctctgctctaGGATTTGAATTTCAGCTCAGATGGTTTGACTTTTGAATAAGGAGGAATTTGTTCATGAGTGTTCTGCTAAAAATCCTTTTCTGGGCACGAGCACAATCTGGAATATCACAACTAGTGTCTTATCAGAACAAAACATAGTTCATCACACAAAATATTAAACTCTCAATTCCTctctggagagaaaagaaaccCCCTTTTCACAGTCCAAGCGGAGAGCCGCGTGTCGGTTCCTCGCTGCTATTGGTCCAGCCGCCTGTCAGTCAAAGTTAAAAGCAACGCCCGCCTCTTCCGCCGCGCCGTGTTGTTGTCGTGCTGGGGCCGCGTCGCTGGCGGTGGGCGTTCCTCCGCGGCCGTTTCGTTCGAGGCGGATTCTTCGTTGCGGACGAGTCTCAATGTTTCTCCCTACACTCGTGGAGGACATGCATCACTTTAAACCCAGTCGGGACAGATTGTACACCACCAGGTGTTGTGGATGCTGCCATGTGAGGACAGGCACCATCATCCTGGGGACATGGTACATGGTACGTAAGATGGttggttagcatgctagcgtTAGCAACCTGTTAAGTTCATGAGTtacataattgatgtcagccaTACAGTTGGTATCTTCTTCCTAGATTCCATCAATTATTACTTCAGAGAAGCATccgggttgtttttttattaagatGGTTTTGCGTTTATTAAATGCTTTGTTAGTCTGGTTATATTCCTCAAATGCTAGCGTTAgccgattttttttttttggggggggggggggttacaaaaaaagcacaaaacagcCTAAAATAGAAGCATCCAGCACGCTTGGAAGCTTCGTTTTGTAGTCCAAGTATCAATCTCTTTGGTTTCTAAAGTATTTGTGTGTGGCCGAATGTAAAGTGCAATAGGTTATTAAGGGTTAGCCGACTTTCCGCTAACTTGCTAACATTCGGCTGTCAAGCGCTGAATAATGCGCAATAACTCTGCACACCTCCCTTCTATTTAGCTGGGCATTGGTTTAGATCCTTACTTTTCAGACTAGCGAACCTCTGGTAAAATTTAAaccattgttgttttttctatttaatGTAATTCTCACCGGCTGTATTATTCCGCGTCTTTAAATCGGTTTATAAAGCGACCCTAGAAATTGACTCGATTCTAAACTTACTCCTGTGAAACTACTTTATAACCTTTTTGGTTTTGCAGTAGTTCCTCCTGTTTCGACTCTTTGCGCGTCAGATGTTCCACGATGCGGAGCCCTCTTTTTAAAAACGGGCATGTTAATGAAAGAGCAGCTTTTCGGTGGTTTTCTGCTGACAAAACCAGCAAATCGGGCAGAAGCACAGAGGAAAGACAATAGTGCGGGTGAGAGCCTGCAGTAATTACACAGTAAATGAGCTTTATGCTCAATAAGAGTGTTAGAATGCGAAATCAGGTTTCACTTCAGGCTAGTGTCTCACTTCTCTTTTCAAATGAAACAGCTGATTGGCGTCAGCTCAAACCAGCAAAGTACGTTGATGTTTCCGTCCAAACCTTGTTTTTATCTGCTCAGGTGGTGAACCTGTTGATGGGCATCCTGCTGACGGTGGCCGTGACCCACCCAGAGAACGTGCCCACCATTGACCTGCAGTATGAGGTCATCGATCATTACTTCGCCTCAGACAGGATGTCTGGTAATGTCCCGTCTTTATTTACCCATTCGGCAGACATTTAAAGCGTACCCTCAACATTCTTTCACGTTGTCTCTCCCGTCTGAGCAGTGAAACGTCGCTAAATACTTAAGCAGCATTTTTTGCATGAGgccattcttatttttttaattccccTCTTGTTCCCGCCATGTGACCGCCCTCCCTGGAGAACACAACTCCCCTCTGACTGCTAAACAGAACATGCATGAAAGCCGCTCTGTTGCGTTGTGGTGCAGTTTCTCAGCGTGCTTTGTACTGTCGTGAGGGTCCCGCTCGAATCCGGTGATCAAATCTGGCAACTATTTATGCCAGCGGAAGgccgatcccccccccctcccccttttcttgTTTGTTCTCTGGAAAACTGGCTCTGGTGAGACGACCGAGACCCGACGCATAACACAAATAGTTTCTCATTACTGCCGACATAAAAGccgcttcatcatcatccttttATAAATCCCAGAGCTTGGTTCCACTTGTGTTTTCAATGGTGGCAGATGATTTTTAGCCACACAACTTACGCCTAATGAATAAAGCATGTCTCTATGCTGGGTTGTTGCCGTCGCCGCTTCCAGGCAAGCGACATCCCAGCAGAGCAACAGGCAGAACAGGGGAAGGGCAGCGAGGACGTGATCgacggagaggagggggaatgTGATATACAGAGCTATTAATTAGCTCACAGTGCTTTAGCAACAGTAAACAGCTGAGTGCTTTAGTGCTCCACAGAGGCAGCTGTAGAGAATGAAGCTGACTGCTCACGTTCTCGCCCTGTTTTCCCCCCCACACAGAGAATGCCTGCGTTGGATTCGCCATCTCTCTGCTGATGCTCACCATCAGTGCGATGATGGTGTACGGAGCCATTACTGTAAGTGTCCTGCCCCATTaaccatttctttttaaagtctaTTCACAGAGCGGTCAGATGTGGCTGCACCGCCGAACATTTAAGCTGCGAATGTCAGCGAGATGTTATGAGACCCAAATTAGCCTCATTGTTTGTCTCCTCACCGGATCCGTGTTGTGCACGCCTGCCGTAACAGCGAGGGTACGACGCCGTGGGTTATTTGGGCCCACGTTTCAGATTGTACAGATAATGTGCTTGAAACAACAACCTGGCGCCGTTCCCGCGCTGCTGCTTCCACCTGGGCTGAATGGCAAGTGGCCCTCGCAAACCGGGATAATGACTCGGGAAAGAAGCTTTCTTCTGTGGAAGCCTCCAAATAtgcttccatgacaacagccgTGACAGCTTAGACAGACCTGGCGCCTCTCACTGTGTCTCATCTCTACCCCACAGGCCCGGCCGATGGCACCAGCGCCCACAGGTTTGACGTCCTCGACGTCGGTGCTACGTTTAGCTGTTAGCCGGAGTGACTGCACAGTTACAGCCTGGCACTCTTACAGGCTGGTTTCTCGGTCTGGAAGCGTTTTGTAGGCCTTGACTGTGCAGCCGTGCGTCCCCAGACAGCTGTGGTAGATTTCCCCTCCTCCCAGTGCAGCGTGGCGGCGCACAGCTGCTCTTAGAGATGTAGAACCCAAGACGTTAGTGTGAGAGAagcctcctctgtctcttcAGACGAGACCAAATGTGCTGATGTGTGTAAAGAGGCTGGCCCCTCTGAACGGCCCCGGTCTTTCCGATGAGTTCGGTCTCCACCTGAGcgcctccgtctgtctcccgCAGCATCGCGATGGCTGGCTCATCCCCTTCTTCTGCTACCAGCTCTTTGATTTTGCTCTGTGCTGCCTGGTGGCCATCAGCTCTCTCACCTACCTACCGAGGATCAAGGACTACTTGGACCAACTGGTCAGTACCCCCGCTCTGGTCTGGTTAAATGTCCAATGTGTGAGATTGCTTTATAATTGGTTGTCAGACCTTTTTAAGCAGCTGCTAGTTGCACTGTCAGTAGTGGCCAGGTGACGATTCcttaaagattttaaatttgTTGGTGCAGCCGGACTTCCCTTACAAGGACAACCTGCTGTCTATGGACtccagctgcctgctgctgtttgtgctggTCTTCTTCGCCTTCCTCATCATCCTTAAGGTAAAAACACGTCACCTCCGTCGGTTTAATGCTAAAGGGAAACCGATTCTGTTTGATGTCATTCTTTTTGCCCACCAGGCTTACCTGATCAACTGTGTGTGGAACTGCTACAAGTACATCAACAACAGGAACATGCCAGAGGTTGCTATGTACCCCGCCTTTGAGACCCCtccccaggtgtgtgtgtgcgcgcgaacGCGTGTGAGGGAACTGGTGTTGAGTATCAGCTGCAGGAATAGGTtgatccagcaggtggcgccaaaTGTCTAGTTCATTGTCGACTTTTAACATTCTTGTGGGGACATTTTACTGTCCGACACGGTGTACTGGGAGCTTATAATGGGATTCTAAACATTTTACATCTCATCATCTCTTCTAGTACATCCTGCCTACCTACGAGATGGCGATGAAGATGCCTGAGAAGGAGCCGCCTCCCCCTTACATGCCCGCCTGAGCACCAGCCCCGTCaccacagccacacacacacactcgcacaaacCCGTCGCCATATGCATTCCTACCCTCCCTCGCCTcatccgcgtgtgtgtgtgtgtgtgtgtgacgaaAGAAAAGGCCGTAGTTCAACACTAGTTCTGTGGAGCGCactagtggggggggggggggagactgaGATCTGCACGAATGAATGTGACCATTTCTAATTCAGTCAGGAGGGGATGTGTGGAAATGTTGAATGTTGTCACCATTCCAAACACCACCTTATCAATAGATTGATATATTACATGTAAAGAAAATCAACTTGACAATCCACGTCTTATAGCTCCTTTTGCTGAATTGTTCTGATTCCTAACGAGTAATATTTAGTCTGGTCCAGCTCGGCCTGCAATTGATCTTTGGGCACTTtagtcttttatttatttagcttcgCTGTGCTTTGGTTCGCAACCAGCCCCGATGTTTCCATCCCCTCTTCTGCACCGATGTGTTAGCAAAGCTAGTGACTCGTTTTCCAGAGAGTGAAGCGGCGGCGTAGACGGCGTTGCGGCGCCGTCGTCTCCTCCGCCATCGTCTCGTCTGGTGAACGTTTGCATGAATTCTCCTCCCGCTCTCATTTACTTTACTGCTAATATGATTTGAATCCCGTCGAATGACGCTACATTTCAATAAACATTTATATCATCGCAGTGGCTCCTGTGTTCCTCTCGCCGTGGTCGCCATGGCGATGCTACTGGAGGCGGCGAAAGATAACTTGAGGTGTAGGCGAGAGCAGCGAAGTAGGTCAGCGtcgtaaaaaaaaacctgttaaaTGCAGGAATTTCATGAA of the Takifugu flavidus isolate HTHZ2018 chromosome 19, ASM371156v2, whole genome shotgun sequence genome contains:
- the pum2 gene encoding pumilio homolog 2 isoform X7, which codes for MSIPCSILGMNDVTWQETRGGMLHANGAPETGGVRVHGVAGQSPGVPHLQGMDRVVNPTPGTPQPPLSGRSQDDATVGYFFQRQPGEQLGGCTPSKHRWPTGDANHVDQLRAVDEMNYDFQALALESRGMGELLPAKKLWDSDELAKDGRKGMLLGEEWRENAWGSSRECLSHPCGSYFYTDLNHSVSQPIMVQRRPGQSFHGNGDANSVLSPRSEGGGLGVSMVEYVLSSSPGDKMDGRYRNGGYGTGDGAPDGREKSDAQEKVSPFEEDKNQEMKVGEENDPAKANGRGLLNGMDRDCKDFNPTPGSRQASPTEAVERMGPSQSGLEMMVQHHPHVLQQHNHTQNKPPAEDFQNQEAQNMGGLEQQAGVESLQFDYAGNQIQVDSSGAAVGLFDYSSQQQLFQRSNPLTVQQLTAAQQQQYALAAAQQQHLAGLAPAFVPNPYIINAAPPGTDPYTAAGLAAAATLAGPTVVPPQYYGVPWGVYPANLFQQQPASSASHSASQQASNQGPGPGQPQVMRTGTNQRPLTPGQGQQSQQESLAAAAAANPALAYTGMPGYQVLAPAAYYDQTGALVMGPGARTGLGGPVRLVQTPLLINPAAAQAAAAVSASGSGNNMSGPANGLYRSMPQPQPQQQQQAPPPSSGLPSSSFYGSGSVPNTSQSSSLFSHTSAAPPPSSSLGFSSTGGSLGVGLGSALGGFGSSVSSSTSSSISRRDSLLASSDLYKRGGSSLTPIGQPFYNSLGYSSSPSPIGLTPGHSPLTPPPSLPSSHGSSSSLHLAFGRSVNPGGLTNGSGRFISAAPGAEAKYRNTGGTSSLFNSSSQLFPPSRPRYSRSDVMPSGRSRLLEDFRNNRFPNLQLRDLPGHMVEFSQDQHGSRFIQQKLERATPAERQMVFGEILQAAYQLMTDVFGNYVIQKFFEFGSADQKLALATRIRGHVLPLALQMYGCRVIQKALESISSDQQSDIVRELDGHVLKCVKDQNGNHVVQKCIECVQPQALQFIIDAFKGQVFVLSTHPYGCRVIQRILEHCTQEQTLPILEELHQHSEQLGQDQYGNYVIQHVLEHGRPEDKSKIVAEVRGKVLVLSQHKFASNVVEKCVIHSSRAERALLIDEVCCQKDGPHSALYTMMKDQYANYVVQRMIDMAEPAQRKIIMHKIRPHIATLRKYTYGKHILAKLEKYYMKSGSELGPIGGPTNGLL
- the pum2 gene encoding pumilio homolog 2 isoform X4, yielding MSIPCSILGMNDVTWQETRGGMLHANGAPETGGVRVHGVAGQSPGVPHLQGMDRVVNPTPGTPQPPLSGRSQDDATVGYFFQRQPGEQLGGCTPSKHRWPTGDANHVDQLRAVDEMNYDFQALALESRGMGELLPAKKLWDSDELAKDGRKGMLLGEEWRENAWGSSHHSVSQPIMVQRRPGQSFHGNGDANSVLSPRSEGGGLGVSMVEYVLSSSPGDKMDGRYRNGGYGTGDGAPDGREKSDAQEKVSPFEEDKNQEMKVGEENDPAKANGRGLLNGMDRDCKDFNPTPGSRQASPTEAVERMGPSQSGLEMMVQHHPHVLQQHNHTQNKPPAEDFQNQEAQNMGGLEQQAGVESLQFDYAGNQIQVDSSGAAVGLFDYSSQQQLFQRSNPLTVQQLTAAQQQQYALAAAQQQHLAGLAPAFVPNPYIINAAPPGTDPYTAAGLAAAATLAGPTVVPPQYYGVPWGVYPANLFQQQPASSASHSASQQASNQGPGPGQPQVMRTGTNQRPLTPGQGQQSQQESLAAAAAANPALAYTGMPGYQVLAPAAYYDQTGALVMGPGARTGLGGPVRLVQTPLLINPAAAQAAAAVSASGSGNNMSGPANGLYRSMPQPQPQQQQQAPPPSSGLPSSSFYGSGSVPNTSQSSSLFSHTSAAPPPSSSLGFSSTGGSLGVGLGSALGGFGSSVSSSTSSSISRRDSLLASSDLYKRGGSSLTPIGQPFYNSLGYSSSPSPIGLTPGHSPLTPPPSLPSSHGSSSSLHLAFGRSVNPGGLTNGSGRFISAAPGAEAKYRNTGGTSSLFNSSSQLFPPSRPRYSRSDVMPSGRSRLLEDFRNNRFPNLQLRDLPGHMVEFSQDQHGSRFIQQKLERATPAERQMVFGEILQAAYQLMTDVFGNYVIQKFFEFGSADQKLALATRIRGHVLPLALQMYGCRVIQKALESISSDQQVISDIVRELDGHVLKCVKDQNGNHVVQKCIECVQPQALQFIIDAFKGQVFVLSTHPYGCRVIQRILEHCTQEQTLPILEELHQHSEQLGQKFQGVSLEMTPKTYYTVSRDALFKDQYGNYVIQHVLEHGRPEDKSKIVAEVRGKVLVLSQHKFASNVVEKCVIHSSRAERALLIDEVCCQKDGPHSALYTMMKDQYANYVVQRMIDMAEPAQRKIIMHKIRPHIATLRKYTYGKHILAKLEKYYMKSGSELGPIGGPTNGLL
- the pum2 gene encoding pumilio homolog 2 isoform X8 is translated as MSIPCSILGMNDVTWQETRGGMLHANGAPETGGVRVHGVAGQSPGVPHLQGMDRVVNPTPGTPQPPLSGRSQDDATVGYFFQRQPGEQLGGCTPSKHRWPTGDANHVDQLRAVDEMNYDFQALALESRGMGELLPAKKLWDSDELAKDGRKGMLLGEEWRENAWGSSRECLSHPCGSYFYTDLNHSVSQPIMVQRRPGQSFHGNGDANSVLSPRSEGGGLGVSMVEYVLSSSPGDKMDGRYRNGGYGTGDGAPDGREKSDAQEKVSPFEEDKNQEMKVGEENDPAKANGRGLLNGMDRDCKDFNPTPGSRQASPTEAVERMGPSQSGLEMMVQHHPHVLQQHNHTQNKPPAEDFQNQEAQNMGGLEQQAGVESLQFDYAGNQIQVDSSGAAVGLFDYSSQQQLFQRSNPLTVQQLTAAQQQQYALAAAQQQHLAGLAPAFVPNPYIINAAPPGTDPYTAAGLAAAATLAGPTVVPPQYYGVPWGVYPANLFQQQPASSASHSASQQASNQGPGPGQPQVMRTGTNQRPLTPGQGQQSQQESLAAAAAANPALAYTGMPGYQVLAPAAYYDQTGALVMGPGARTGLGGPVRLVQTPLLINPAAAQAAAAVSASGSGNNMSGPANGLYRSMPQPQPQQQQQAPPPSSGLPSSSFYGSGSVPNTSQSSSLFSHTSAAPPPSSSLGFSSTGGSLGVGLGSALGGFGSSVSSSTSSSISRRDSLLASSDLYKRGGSSLTPIGQPFYNSLGYSSSPSPIGLTPGHSPLTPPPSLPSSHGSSSSLHLGGLTNGSGRFISAAPGAEAKYRNTGGTSSLFNSSSQLFPPSRPRYSRSDVMPSGRSRLLEDFRNNRFPNLQLRDLPGHMVEFSQDQHGSRFIQQKLERATPAERQMVFGEILQAAYQLMTDVFGNYVIQKFFEFGSADQKLALATRIRGHVLPLALQMYGCRVIQKALESISSDQQVISDIVRELDGHVLKCVKDQNGNHVVQKCIECVQPQALQFIIDAFKGQVFVLSTHPYGCRVIQRILEHCTQEQTLPILEELHQHSEQLGQDQYGNYVIQHVLEHGRPEDKSKIVAEVRGKVLVLSQHKFASNVVEKCVIHSSRAERALLIDEVCCQKDGPHSALYTMMKDQYANYVVQRMIDMAEPAQRKIIMHKIRPHIATLRKYTYGKHILAKLEKYYMKSGSELGPIGGPTNGLL